The Winogradskyella schleiferi genome contains the following window.
TCAGTGCTAAAGACTTATTTACGGCCATTCCAGACAGCCAAAAAGGTACAGATTGTAACGGAACTAATTTTACAGAAGCGCTTGGCGTACTTCAGAACAGAGGTGTTGCTACTGCACAAACGGTACCTTATACAAATTTAGGAAACTGTTCTAGTAGCAATGTGCAATCAAGTTGGACAACTGAGGCGAGTCAAAATAAAATACAGTATTGGAGAAAAATAGATGCGAGTATTCAGAGTATTAAGCAGAATTTGGTAAACAACGTACCTGTTATACTTGGTGCGAAATTAGCAGATAACTTTATGAGCTGGAATAGTGACGTTGTTTTATCATCAAGCACCTCTTATAATAATGTCGGACAGCATGCTTATCATGCCATGGTCATTGCTGGTTATGATGATAACAAAGGGGCAAATGGTGCCTTTAAAGTTATTAATTCTTGGGGTGATACTTGGGGCGATTTTGGATACATTTGGATAGATTATAACTATATGATGAATGAATTTTGTACCAGTTATAACGGAGACAAACCTTTGTTTATAGCATCAGACCAAGAAGGTGGTGGCGATAACAATCCACCAGATGATGTCGATCCTGTTACTACAGGTGTTGATTTAGCACCATGGGTTTTTGCGGATTATTCGAATTATAATTTTAGTGGTATTCCAACCGAAAGAGTGATTGATTTTAATATCTATAATATTGGAAACCAAACCGCTTCTGCGAGTGACGACTGGTCTATCTATTACATTTATTTTAATGCATTCAACGCTAATGATTATGGTGTTATTTATTACGATGAATTTAACACCTCAATTGCGCAGAACACGTACGATTGTCCAACTGCTGATAATTGTGTCTTTAACCTTGATATTCCTTCTGGTAACAGTTTTACACAAACAGCTTGGGGACAGGAAAGTCAGATAAG
Protein-coding sequences here:
- a CDS encoding C1 family peptidase is translated as MKKINFFLSAILALQLCFFVSCDKDSEPFEEEEQPQSEFALGWNGQDDLGTIPTSTNFSFGNSSLPSSVDLVPKFPPIGNQGSYGTCVSWAVGYNIKTALNGMSNGLSSSQLASPSNQFSAKDLFTAIPDSQKGTDCNGTNFTEALGVLQNRGVATAQTVPYTNLGNCSSSNVQSSWTTEASQNKIQYWRKIDASIQSIKQNLVNNVPVILGAKLADNFMSWNSDVVLSSSTSYNNVGQHAYHAMVIAGYDDNKGANGAFKVINSWGDTWGDFGYIWIDYNYMMNEFCTSYNGDKPLFIASDQEGGGDNNPPDDVDPVTTGVDLAPWVFADYSNYNFSGIPTERVIDFNIYNIGNQTASASDDWSIYYIYFNAFNANDYGVIYYDEFNTSIAQNTYDCPTADNCVFNLDIPSGNSFTQTAWGQESQIRTYYMPELSGYYYLVLIADAEDKFNEQDEMNNLFYTTLDPKYFDYGYSSRPSSQQGDGSQISQFNFANNLEPNLQNLKKNERQTAVTDNFKNAYTQKEILEFIKKEKRNGNIDSKIDEHIQRTKDKYYGN